A genomic stretch from Sphaerochaeta sp. includes:
- a CDS encoding ABC transporter substrate-binding protein: MHKHLGLLWILLIPSLLFATGSKEEPRNQVTITWWHSNSGLLGEATDKLVSSFNETVGRQEGITVKAIYQGKASDVLTKAKAIWQGEDASALPDLIQLDAQAILDIRDNPRMIPIQDLAQQNGYDLSQIVESTRLSQTYKGQIIGMPFNSSTILLYYNKTAFQEAGITEPPKDLEAMAAIAPKLVRKDASGNVTRWAFSGVPTTYELCAWLGQQHGLSLIVDQNNGHDGIPTKVLFDENGTMQTFLKMWKALYQSGGLENATSGVTASFASGRTAMMAASTSQLTTVLEMVGDRFEVGVAYLPRVNDQATGGVNIGGGALYALENGSGHRDAAWKFIQYAVSKEQQLAWHVATGYFPVNNGTYDMDEFKTHVTENPLFGIAIDQMRDSNPQLQGIWVPSSYQIYYAFQSSIMKMLTEGKDIDEATADMAREINGYFSAYRTTQE; the protein is encoded by the coding sequence ATGCACAAACATCTTGGATTGCTGTGGATCCTGTTGATCCCATCGCTCCTGTTCGCCACCGGCTCGAAGGAAGAGCCCCGGAACCAGGTGACCATCACCTGGTGGCATTCCAACTCCGGCCTGCTCGGGGAAGCGACTGACAAGCTGGTCTCCTCGTTCAACGAAACGGTAGGCAGACAGGAAGGCATCACGGTAAAGGCCATCTACCAGGGCAAGGCGAGCGACGTGCTGACCAAGGCGAAAGCCATATGGCAGGGAGAAGACGCAAGCGCGCTCCCCGACCTGATCCAGCTGGACGCCCAGGCGATCCTGGACATCCGGGACAATCCACGGATGATCCCCATCCAGGACCTGGCGCAGCAGAATGGATACGACCTGTCCCAGATCGTCGAATCGACCCGTCTCTCCCAGACGTACAAAGGGCAAATAATCGGCATGCCGTTCAACAGCTCCACGATCCTCCTGTACTACAACAAGACGGCGTTCCAGGAAGCGGGTATCACCGAGCCTCCGAAGGACCTGGAAGCCATGGCTGCCATCGCGCCGAAACTGGTCAGGAAGGATGCATCGGGCAATGTGACCCGCTGGGCGTTCTCCGGAGTCCCCACCACCTATGAGCTCTGCGCCTGGCTGGGGCAGCAGCACGGACTCTCGTTGATCGTCGACCAGAACAATGGTCACGACGGGATCCCCACCAAGGTGTTGTTTGACGAGAACGGCACGATGCAGACATTCCTGAAAATGTGGAAGGCTCTGTACCAGAGCGGAGGACTGGAGAACGCCACCAGCGGTGTGACGGCAAGCTTTGCCAGTGGCAGGACAGCCATGATGGCCGCCTCCACCAGCCAGCTGACCACCGTACTGGAGATGGTGGGGGACCGCTTCGAGGTGGGCGTCGCCTACCTGCCCCGGGTCAACGACCAGGCAACAGGTGGCGTGAATATTGGGGGTGGCGCGCTGTATGCGCTGGAGAACGGCAGCGGGCATCGTGACGCGGCATGGAAGTTCATCCAGTACGCCGTCAGCAAGGAACAGCAGCTTGCCTGGCACGTTGCCACCGGCTACTTCCCGGTGAACAACGGAACGTACGACATGGACGAGTTCAAAACCCACGTGACGGAAAATCCGTTGTTCGGCATCGCCATCGACCAGATGCGGGACAGCAATCCTCAGCTGCAGGGCATCTGGGTGCCGTCAAGCTATCAGATCTACTACGCGTTCCAGAGTTCCATCATGAAGATGCTCACCGAAGGAAAGGACATCGACGAGGCGACGGCGGATATGGCCAGGGAGATCAACGGATACTTCTCCGCCTACCGGACGACCCAGGAGTGA